Proteins co-encoded in one Dyella japonica A8 genomic window:
- the folB gene encoding dihydroneopterin aldolase produces the protein MDIVFIEDLRIDAVIGIYDWERRVRQTLSFDIEMAFDNTLPAASDDIALTLNYKDVSKRLIDYVGASSFGLVETLAERCAAIIREEFGVAWVRLKLSKPGAVRGAKSVGVRIERGTRPQ, from the coding sequence ATGGATATCGTTTTCATCGAAGATCTGCGCATCGATGCCGTCATTGGCATCTACGACTGGGAGCGCCGCGTGCGCCAGACCTTGTCGTTCGACATCGAAATGGCGTTCGACAACACCCTCCCCGCCGCCAGCGACGACATTGCGCTCACGCTCAATTACAAGGACGTGTCCAAGCGCCTGATCGACTACGTCGGCGCCTCCAGCTTCGGCCTGGTGGAAACGCTGGCGGAACGATGCGCCGCGATCATCCGCGAGGAGTTCGGCGTGGCCTGGGTGCGGCTCAAGCTGTCCAAGCCCGGTGCGGTACGCGGAGCGAAGTCGGTCGGCGTGCGCATCGAGCGCGGCACCCGGCCGCAGTGA
- the folK gene encoding 2-amino-4-hydroxy-6-hydroxymethyldihydropteridine diphosphokinase: MARVYLSLGSNVEPVRYLNAALDELRARFGALAVSPAYRSQSVGFDGADFVNLAVGLDTELSPEALNEWLHALEDRHGRRRDVPRYADRTLDVDIVLYDDLVRQGEGHLDIPRKELRHAFVLKPIADIAPELRHPVTGLTMQALWEAFPAESEPLQLQRL, encoded by the coding sequence ATGGCACGCGTCTACTTGAGCCTGGGTTCCAACGTCGAACCCGTGCGCTATCTCAACGCCGCACTGGACGAACTTCGCGCGCGATTTGGCGCGCTGGCCGTCTCGCCGGCCTACCGCAGCCAATCGGTGGGCTTTGACGGCGCGGATTTCGTGAACCTTGCGGTGGGGCTGGATACCGAGCTTTCCCCCGAGGCGCTTAACGAGTGGCTGCATGCGCTGGAAGACCGCCACGGACGCCGCCGCGACGTGCCGCGCTATGCCGACCGCACGCTGGACGTGGACATCGTGCTGTACGACGACCTGGTGCGTCAGGGCGAGGGGCACCTGGACATCCCGCGCAAGGAGCTGAGGCATGCCTTCGTGCTCAAGCCCATCGCGGACATTGCGCCGGAGCTTAGGCATCCGGTGACAGGGTTGACCATGCAGGCGTTGTGGGAGGCGTTTCCGGCTGAGAGCGAGCCGCTGCAGCTTCAGCGGCTCTGA
- the tsaD gene encoding tRNA (adenosine(37)-N6)-threonylcarbamoyltransferase complex transferase subunit TsaD, producing MLGIETSCDETGVALLRWEQDAPGNGLLSHTLYSQIKLHAEYGGVVPELASRDHVRKLLPLVREALGQAGLAPADLGGVAYTAGPGLVGALLVGASAARAMAWALGVPAIGVHHMEGHLLAPLLEEDPPEPPFVALLVSGGHSMLVEVKGIGDYKILGDTLDDAAGEAFDKTAKLMGLPYPGGPALAKLAEQGRPGTFRFSRPMTDRPGLDFSFSGLKTQVLLAWQQSDQSEQTRADIARAFEEAIVDTMIIKCRRALQASGAKRLVIAGGVGANKRLRTELAAAGEKDGFKAYFPRLAFCTDNGAMIALAGAIRLAHGQHQDESVQVFPRWDLETLPPAV from the coding sequence GTGCTGGGCATCGAGACCTCCTGTGACGAGACCGGCGTGGCCCTGCTGCGCTGGGAACAGGACGCGCCCGGCAACGGGCTGCTTTCACATACCCTCTACAGCCAGATCAAGCTGCACGCCGAATACGGCGGGGTGGTGCCGGAACTGGCCAGCCGCGACCACGTGCGCAAGCTGTTGCCGCTGGTGCGCGAGGCGCTGGGCCAGGCGGGCCTGGCCCCGGCCGATCTTGGCGGCGTGGCCTATACCGCCGGTCCCGGCCTGGTCGGCGCCCTGCTGGTGGGCGCCTCGGCGGCCCGGGCCATGGCCTGGGCGCTGGGCGTGCCGGCCATCGGCGTGCACCACATGGAGGGCCACCTGCTGGCCCCGCTGCTGGAGGAAGACCCGCCGGAACCGCCCTTCGTGGCGTTGCTGGTGTCCGGCGGCCACTCCATGCTGGTGGAAGTGAAGGGCATCGGCGACTACAAGATCCTTGGCGACACGCTGGACGACGCCGCCGGCGAGGCCTTCGACAAGACGGCCAAGCTGATGGGCCTGCCGTATCCGGGCGGCCCCGCGCTGGCCAAGCTGGCCGAGCAGGGGCGCCCCGGGACGTTTCGTTTCTCCCGCCCGATGACCGACCGTCCCGGCCTGGATTTCAGCTTCTCGGGCCTGAAGACCCAGGTGTTGCTGGCCTGGCAGCAGTCGGACCAGAGCGAGCAGACGCGCGCGGATATCGCCCGTGCGTTCGAGGAAGCCATCGTCGACACCATGATCATCAAGTGTCGCCGTGCCTTGCAGGCCAGTGGTGCGAAGCGACTGGTGATCGCCGGTGGCGTGGGCGCCAACAAGCGCCTGCGCACCGAACTGGCCGCGGCCGGCGAGAAGGATGGCTTCAAGGCCTACTTCCCGCGTCTGGCGTTCTGCACCGACAACGGGGCGATGATTGCGCTGGCCGGCGCCATCCGCCTGGCGCATGGCCAGCACCAGGACGAATCAGTGCAGGTGTTCCCGCGCTGGGATCTGGAAACATTGCCGCCGGCAGTGTGA
- a CDS encoding DUF6159 family protein, which produces MAGRFARSWTLMKASADVLRSDKSLLMFPLASSICCLLVAASFLIPIIAALVAAGDVAEHGRRMTAGGYVLMFLFYLAQYFVIIFFNTALAGAALARLRGEDTSFSDGMAIARERIVSIFGYALIAATVGLVLRALQERLGLIGRLVAGFLGLAWTVATFLVVPVLASQDVGPTEAISRSVELLKRTWGENIIGNAGIGVVFGLLMFFAILVSALLVGGAFAMQSTAAIIAAVVIVVVGLTMLGLIQASLQGIYAAALYRYAEDGEVGHGFDQAMLEQAFKPKK; this is translated from the coding sequence ATGGCAGGTCGTTTCGCGCGAAGCTGGACCTTGATGAAGGCCAGCGCCGACGTATTGCGTTCGGACAAGTCGTTGTTGATGTTTCCGTTGGCCTCCAGCATCTGCTGTCTGCTGGTGGCGGCGAGCTTCCTGATTCCGATCATCGCGGCCCTGGTCGCGGCAGGCGACGTGGCGGAGCACGGCCGTCGCATGACCGCGGGCGGTTATGTACTGATGTTCCTGTTCTATCTCGCGCAGTACTTCGTGATCATCTTCTTCAACACCGCGCTGGCCGGCGCCGCGCTGGCACGCCTGCGTGGCGAGGACACCAGCTTCAGCGACGGCATGGCGATTGCCCGCGAGCGCATCGTGAGCATCTTCGGCTACGCGCTGATCGCCGCCACCGTGGGCCTGGTGCTGCGTGCGCTGCAGGAGCGCCTGGGCCTGATCGGCCGTCTCGTCGCCGGTTTCCTCGGCCTTGCCTGGACGGTCGCGACCTTCCTCGTGGTGCCGGTGCTGGCCAGCCAGGACGTGGGCCCGACCGAGGCGATCTCGCGCAGCGTGGAACTGCTCAAGCGCACCTGGGGCGAGAACATCATCGGCAACGCCGGCATTGGCGTGGTGTTTGGCCTGCTGATGTTCTTCGCCATCCTCGTGTCGGCCCTGCTGGTCGGCGGCGCGTTCGCCATGCAGTCGACGGCGGCCATCATCGCTGCCGTCGTCATCGTGGTGGTCGGCCTGACCATGCTCGGCCTGATCCAGGCCTCGCTGCAGGGCATCTACGCTGCAGCGTTGTATCGCTACGCGGAAGACGGCGAAGTGGGCCACGGCTTCGACCAGGCCATGCTGGAGCAGGCGTTCAAGCCGAAGAAGTAA
- a CDS encoding response regulator transcription factor, whose protein sequence is MAAMHKERPKAIVADPQRIICECLAHVLSKRFDIVRMVQTGPALYLAIHECKPAVVVLDASMAECTGLQVLRRLKEEGFPATYVVISEHDSVAVASAALKSGASAFVPKHRSSETLLEAMSQSLSGRPYVALSTFRRLANNDYGRFQKLTDRQRSVLRLILAGKTSKRIGQELGISHRTVESHKYTIMKIFNAEATMTLLQCIKPFEEELYGSEGSLGRAVEMA, encoded by the coding sequence ATGGCAGCCATGCACAAGGAGCGACCGAAGGCCATCGTTGCCGACCCGCAGAGGATCATCTGTGAATGCCTCGCACATGTCCTCAGCAAGCGCTTCGACATCGTTCGGATGGTCCAGACGGGTCCTGCACTCTATCTGGCAATACATGAGTGCAAACCCGCGGTCGTCGTACTCGACGCATCCATGGCCGAGTGCACCGGCCTTCAGGTCTTACGGCGACTGAAAGAGGAGGGTTTCCCGGCAACTTACGTTGTCATCAGCGAGCATGACTCCGTAGCGGTCGCTTCTGCCGCCCTGAAGAGCGGGGCATCGGCTTTCGTTCCAAAACATCGTTCGAGTGAGACATTGCTTGAAGCAATGAGCCAATCACTGTCAGGGCGACCGTATGTCGCCCTTTCGACATTCAGGCGTCTTGCGAATAACGATTATGGCCGGTTTCAGAAACTCACCGACCGTCAACGTTCAGTGCTTCGTCTTATCCTTGCCGGAAAGACTTCCAAGCGTATCGGTCAGGAGCTTGGCATCTCGCATCGGACGGTGGAGTCGCACAAGTACACGATCATGAAAATATTCAATGCCGAGGCCACCATGACACTCTTGCAGTGCATAAAGCCCTTTGAAGAAGAGCTCTATGGGAGCGAAGGGTCCCTCGGGAGGGCCGTGGAGATGGCCTAG
- a CDS encoding ShlB/FhaC/HecB family hemolysin secretion/activation protein, with translation MRSMRSASSRGIRLCVAIAIALNTHAVLAQNQPVTPPTSSGQLLQQVTRPPADPPSKLGLSIQPQAQSASQSTARFLVKSIQITGNTELPTDLLHAAVASGENRELSLSDLDALALRISEVYHQHGYPLATAYVPVQTIKDGVVRIDVAEARYGSVTVNNQSYVSSRVLHAPLASLESGQPITEYTLERSLLLLTDVPGATVNSTMHPGQSVGTSDLQVDVTPQARFSGEVGLDNFAAQYTGDVRATGNISINSPLGQGDLLDFDAITSGSGMKYGRGEYRYRLNGYGTTIGIAYSGLDYRLGGDARNLDAHGTASVGSVFLSQPIIRNTAGNLYAMVEYDHRRLDDRIDVIGLNNDRHIDRWSATLAGDQIDATGVTNARISVDYGRLFTDNFQTAFFDYFGAQTAGSYTKFEFSISRLQQLDATNAMYLGFSAQTANKNLDSSEQFFLGGPDSVRGYDVGVIAGTIGSLATVEYRHDMVFSSAPGVWQFTAFFDSGRVQIYDKPILPGTNSARLDSLGLGLSWAATHGWHLAATVAKPVSGTPALLGDRVDTSTHVWAQVRKAFY, from the coding sequence ATGCGATCGATGCGTTCGGCAAGTTCACGCGGTATCCGTCTCTGCGTGGCGATCGCCATCGCCCTGAACACCCATGCGGTGCTGGCACAGAACCAACCCGTGACGCCGCCGACCAGCAGTGGCCAGCTCTTGCAGCAAGTGACGCGGCCGCCAGCCGACCCCCCGTCGAAGCTCGGCCTGAGCATTCAGCCGCAGGCGCAGAGCGCCTCGCAAAGCACGGCGCGTTTCCTGGTAAAGAGCATCCAGATCACCGGCAACACCGAGCTCCCCACCGATCTTCTGCACGCGGCGGTGGCTTCCGGTGAAAACCGGGAATTGTCATTGAGTGACCTGGACGCGCTCGCCCTGCGCATCAGCGAGGTTTATCACCAGCACGGCTATCCGCTGGCCACCGCTTATGTGCCGGTGCAGACCATCAAGGATGGCGTGGTGCGTATCGATGTGGCCGAGGCTCGCTATGGCAGCGTCACCGTCAACAACCAGAGCTATGTGTCCAGCCGCGTGCTCCATGCCCCACTGGCGTCGCTGGAATCAGGGCAGCCGATTACCGAGTACACGCTGGAGCGCAGCCTGCTGTTGCTTACGGATGTCCCCGGCGCCACCGTCAATTCCACCATGCACCCGGGACAAAGCGTGGGCACGTCGGACCTGCAGGTCGATGTCACCCCGCAAGCGCGCTTCAGTGGCGAGGTGGGCCTGGACAACTTCGCCGCGCAGTACACCGGTGACGTGCGCGCCACCGGCAATATCTCCATCAACAGTCCGCTGGGCCAGGGCGACCTGCTCGACTTCGACGCGATCACCAGCGGCAGTGGCATGAAGTATGGCCGAGGGGAATACCGCTATCGCCTCAATGGCTATGGCACCACCATCGGCATCGCCTACTCCGGGCTCGACTATCGCCTCGGCGGCGATGCCCGCAACCTCGATGCGCACGGCACCGCCAGCGTCGGCAGTGTGTTCCTGTCGCAGCCGATCATCCGAAACACCGCGGGCAACCTGTATGCCATGGTCGAGTACGACCACCGCCGGCTGGACGACCGAATCGACGTGATCGGCCTCAACAACGACCGCCACATCGATCGCTGGAGCGCCACCCTGGCCGGTGACCAGATCGACGCCACCGGCGTGACCAACGCGCGCATCTCGGTGGATTATGGACGGTTGTTTACCGACAACTTCCAGACGGCGTTCTTCGACTATTTCGGTGCACAGACCGCCGGAAGCTACACCAAGTTCGAGTTCTCGATCTCGCGACTGCAGCAGCTTGACGCGACCAATGCCATGTACCTCGGCTTCTCGGCCCAGACGGCGAACAAGAACCTGGACAGTTCCGAGCAGTTTTTCCTCGGCGGCCCCGACAGCGTGCGCGGCTACGACGTGGGCGTAATCGCCGGCACCATCGGCAGCCTGGCTACCGTCGAGTACCGCCACGACATGGTGTTTTCTTCCGCACCTGGCGTCTGGCAGTTCACGGCCTTCTTCGATAGCGGCCGCGTGCAGATCTACGACAAGCCCATCCTGCCTGGCACCAACAGCGCGCGGCTGGACAGCCTTGGTCTCGGCCTGAGCTGGGCGGCGACGCATGGCTGGCATCTGGCGGCGACCGTCGCCAAGCCTGTCAGCGGCACACCGGCACTGCTTGGCGACCGGGTCGACACCTCCACCCATGTCTGGGCACAGGTACGCAAGGCGTTCTACTGA
- a CDS encoding pteridine reductase, with translation MNPRHERPVALITGAGKRVGAVIARTLHAAGYDLALHYRHSATEAELLAASLERQRSGSTFTVQAELADLDVLPVMVQRVADRFGRLDALVNNASAFYPTPVGTATPAQWNELFASNAQAPFFIAQAATPALREARGAIVNMVDIYAERPLANHPVYCMAKAALEAMTRSLALDLGPDVRVNGVAPGAVMWPSDGKSYDDQQAMLARTPLRRAGSPEDVAGAVLWLLRDAPFVTGQIIRVDGGRTLSV, from the coding sequence ATGAACCCTCGCCACGAGCGCCCCGTTGCATTGATCACCGGTGCCGGCAAGCGCGTCGGCGCCGTCATCGCACGCACGCTGCATGCCGCCGGCTATGACCTCGCCCTGCATTACCGCCATTCCGCCACCGAGGCTGAGCTACTTGCCGCCTCGCTGGAGCGCCAGCGCAGCGGCAGCACGTTTACCGTGCAGGCGGAACTGGCGGATCTGGACGTGCTGCCAGTGATGGTGCAGCGCGTGGCGGACCGCTTCGGCCGCCTCGATGCGCTGGTCAACAATGCCTCGGCGTTCTACCCCACGCCCGTCGGCACGGCGACGCCCGCGCAATGGAACGAGCTGTTCGCCTCCAATGCGCAGGCGCCGTTCTTCATCGCGCAGGCGGCCACGCCCGCGTTGCGCGAAGCGCGCGGCGCCATCGTCAACATGGTGGACATTTACGCGGAGCGCCCGCTCGCCAACCATCCGGTCTACTGCATGGCGAAGGCCGCGCTCGAAGCGATGACGCGTTCGCTGGCGCTGGACCTGGGCCCCGACGTGCGCGTCAACGGCGTCGCGCCCGGCGCGGTGATGTGGCCCAGCGATGGCAAATCCTATGACGACCAGCAGGCCATGCTGGCGCGCACGCCGCTACGTCGCGCGGGTTCGCCGGAGGACGTCGCCGGTGCGGTGCTGTGGCTGTTGCGCGACGCGCCGTTCGTGACCGGGCAGATCATCCGCGTCGATGGCGGGCGGACACTGTCCGTATAA
- a CDS encoding AraC family transcriptional regulator: protein MEGRIDSTGMCSAIGGAMVRLLGLAFDAFEEAMRGVSGRYVPLKRNTDEWGMQYIVLADIEVMLGHNGGGSIYEGACQPENFGLFFPLSRTGDVILNGQPMGQRTIAWLVPDRHFHCYNSDVLRWVGISVGCGTVRHWLNDLAEDFRPGPGEHLVGQSMPSLVAGLGDLVCRIFRVSDVAPEALEDMSARRTLYEQLVSGIYDAVQAVEPLPSTAHGRPRLARKEIIRRALDLLDMEMSETLLVTDLSQAAGVSSRTLQTAFLEHFGLTPHRFLMLRRLRAIHEALQSAGQTETVAQICGRFGVWDFGRFSRSYKHIYGELPSKVLSRGRPAVPA, encoded by the coding sequence GTGGAAGGCCGCATCGACTCGACGGGAATGTGTTCCGCCATTGGGGGTGCAATGGTTCGCTTGCTTGGACTCGCTTTTGACGCCTTTGAAGAAGCGATGCGCGGCGTCTCGGGCCGCTATGTTCCCCTGAAACGGAATACGGACGAATGGGGCATGCAGTACATCGTGCTGGCCGACATCGAAGTGATGCTTGGCCACAACGGTGGAGGGAGTATCTACGAAGGTGCATGCCAGCCAGAGAACTTCGGGTTGTTCTTTCCTTTATCGCGAACTGGCGACGTGATCTTGAACGGTCAGCCGATGGGACAAAGAACCATCGCGTGGCTAGTGCCGGATCGACATTTTCACTGCTACAACAGTGATGTGTTGCGTTGGGTTGGCATCAGTGTCGGGTGCGGCACGGTCCGCCATTGGCTGAATGATCTGGCGGAGGATTTTCGTCCCGGCCCGGGGGAACACCTTGTTGGCCAGTCGATGCCGAGCCTCGTCGCAGGCCTGGGTGATCTTGTGTGCAGGATCTTCCGGGTCAGCGATGTCGCTCCGGAGGCTTTGGAGGACATGAGCGCCCGTCGCACGTTGTACGAGCAACTCGTGTCTGGCATTTACGATGCGGTGCAGGCTGTTGAGCCCTTGCCGTCAACCGCGCACGGCCGGCCAAGACTGGCACGCAAGGAGATCATCCGCCGGGCGCTGGATCTGCTCGATATGGAGATGAGCGAAACACTGCTCGTTACGGATCTGAGTCAGGCCGCGGGAGTATCGAGCCGCACCCTGCAGACGGCGTTCCTGGAGCATTTTGGTCTGACTCCGCATCGATTCCTGATGCTGAGGCGGCTACGCGCCATCCATGAGGCATTGCAATCTGCCGGGCAGACGGAGACGGTTGCGCAGATCTGCGGGCGCTTTGGCGTATGGGATTTCGGGCGGTTTTCCCGTAGCTACAAGCACATCTACGGTGAGCTGCCATCAAAGGTCCTGTCGAGGGGGCGTCCCGCGGTCCCGGCCTGA